The genomic region GCCTGCTCACGTACTGGCTCACGTGGCGTTCCTCCTTGCTGCGGACGTGCTCTGACCGTGGTGTGGACGGGCTCTGAACTGTGGTGCGGGCACGTGTGGCCGTGGTGCGGGCATGCCTGACGGAGGACGTGGAGCGCCCTCCAGGTGCTTGAACGCCGGAGGGCCCCGCCCTCATTTCCTCTTTGCCGAATCATTACCGCCTATCGCTCAACTGTTCGGGGGTGTGGTGCGTGGTGGAGGTGGGGCTCGCCCCGGGGATCTTTCTCGCCCCCGCCGCCCCTACCCATTCCCGTCCCTTACTCGGGGGCTCCGCCCCCGAACCCCCGCTCCTCAAACGCCGGAGGGGCTGAAAGAAATGCCTCAGGCGCTAGAGAAACCCCAGGGCCGAGATGCTTAGGGGCGCGGGGCCCTGACATTTGCGGCTCCGCCGCGGGGCGCGACCAGCCACGACGAACCCGCACCTCTCGACACGAACGAGCACACCCCTAAGCCCGTCCGGCGCTTGAGGACGAGGCCGTCCAGGCCGACAGCGGGGGCCTGGGGGCGGCAGCCCCCAGCAAGGCCCACACGAGCACCGCCCACACCAGCAAGGCCCACACCAGCGAGCCTCACCACAAAGGCACCGCATACCCTTACCCCCATGACAGCCCGCGCAGCGACCCCCGTGGGGACGGTCACGCGCGGCACCACCAACCCGAACCGCCTCCGCCGCATGGACCGCTGGATCGCGGCCACCCACGGCACCGAACTCCGCAGGTCGGACACCCCCGTGGCCGTCGACCTCGGATACGGCGCGGCCCCCTGGACGGCGGTGGAGCTGCTCCAACGCCTCCGTACCGTCGCTCCACGCGCGCGCGTGGTGGGCGTGGAGATCGACCCGGCCCGGGTCGCGTCCGCCAAGCCGTGCGAACGCGAGGGGCTGGCCTTCCGGCACGGCGGCTTCGAGATCCCCCTGCCGGAACGGCCCGCCCTGATCCGCGCGGCGAACGTACTGCGGCAGTACGAGGAGGCGGAGGTCGCCGCGGTCTGGGCGCGGCTGTGCGCCCGCCTCGCTCCGGCGTGCGCCGACTCGCGGGGCGGGCTCCTCGTCGAGGGCACGTGTGACGAGATCGGCCGCCGGCACGTGTGGGTCGCGCTCGGCCCCGAGGGCCCGCGGACGGTCACGTTCGCCACCCGCCTCGGCTCCCTGGACCGCCCGTCCGACCTGGCCGAACGCCTCCCCAAGGCACTGATCCACCGCAATGTCCCGGGCGAACCGGTGCACGCCTTCCTCCGCGATTTCGACCGCGCGTGGGCAGCCGCGGCGCCGTACGCCTCGTACGGCGCCCGACAGCGCTGGATCCGGGCCGTACGAGATCTGGCGGCGGACTGGCCGGTCACGGACGGGGCGGCGCGCTGGCGGCAGGGCGAAGTGACCGTGCGCTGGGAGGCGTTGGCGCCCGCCTCGTAAGATCCGCACCTCTCTCACGGGGGCGGGCGGCGGCGGAAGCGATCTCGGTGTGACATGACGGGAACGATCTCGATGAGTCGTTCGTCACACTGGCGGGGAACGTGCGGGAGATCATCGTCGAGTGGGCAGTGAGGGGTGGGGAACGGGTGGGTGTAGGCAGTGGAGTTCCTGCCCACCTCTGTCACTTTGCGCGTCGACATGGCACGATCCCCGAGGCCTTCGTAAGTTACTGACGGTAAATCAACTTGGGGGTTCGTCCATGGGATCCGGCAAGCGGAGCCTGACCACTACGGCCATGGCCCTGGCCTGCGCGGCAACCATCCTGTCCGCGCCGGGAGTGGCGTTCGCGGCCCCGACGCCCACGCCCACTCCCACGCCGACCCCGAGCGCAACGCCCCCGAGCACCAAGGACCTTGAAGCGGTCCGCATCAAGCTGGACACGCTCTACCACGACGCGGCGGTCGCCACGGACGCGTACAACCTCGCGGAGGAGCGGACCGAGCAGCAGTCGGCGCAGATCGTCGGGCTGGCCCGCGAGATCGTCGAGGGGCAGGCGCGGCTTGACCGGCTGAAGGACCGCGCGGGCGCCGCGGCCCGGGCCCAGTACCGCAGCGGCGGACTGCCGGACGAGGCCCAGTTGATGCTCAGCGACGACCCGCAGGAGTTCCTGGACGGCGCGGGCCGGATCCGCGAGGGCGCGCAGGCGACCAAGGGCCTGCTCGCCGAAATGAAGCGCACCCAGGACGACTTGGAGCAGTACGCGCGCGACGCGGCGGCCCAGTGGAAGAAGCTGGAGGCCAACCGCGAGGCGAAGGCCAAGGCCAAGAAGAAGATCAAGGAGCAGATCGCCGCCGCGAAGAAGGTCGAATCACAGCTGGAGAAGGAAGAGAAGCGGCGCCTGGCGAAGCTGGAGCAGCAGGCGGCGTACAAGGCACAGTCGGCCTGGCTGAGCTCCGTCGCCCTCGACAAGATCAGCGGCGAGGCGTCGGCCCAGGGCGAGAAGGCCGTGGAGTACGCGACGAAGCAGATCGGCAAGGCGTACGAATGGGGCGCCGAGGGGCCCGACACGTTCGACTGCTCGGGCCTGACCTCGCAGGCGTGGGCGGCCGCCGGGCAGGGCATTCCGCGCACCTCCCAGGAGCAGTGGAAGCAGCTCGACCACATCGCCGTCGAGGACATGCGCCCCGGCGACCTCATCATCTACAACTCCGACGCCAGCCACGTCGCGATGTACATAGGCGACGGCGCGATCGTGCACTCCCCCCGTCCGGGACGGACGGTGACGATCGCGGGGGCGGGATCGATGCCGATACTCGGCGTCGTACGCCCCAATCAGTGACGCCCGACATGTGGCGGTTCACCGTATTGATGCCGTCAGTGGCGTGACGTGTCGCACGTGATGGGCGGCACTTTCCGGCCAGTCGCGCAACCTCGGTGGCGTGATGTACGTCATCCCGGACAAGCTGCGTCCTGCCCAATTGTGGTAGGGGATGCGGCATATGACGGTGGCCGCTTTCGGTGTGCCGGGCCTTCCGCCATTCCTTTGTGGCGGCGGCTGACGCTATGGTCCCCGTCGGTGGGTCGAGACCCCTCGGCCCACCATGCCCTCGGGGGGAGGGAAGGAACCAAGACGATGCCCGCACCCGTACCGCGGCAGAGAGCGATCCCCGCCGTGGAAGGTGGTCAGGCTCGCGCCGCGTCTTCAACCGGCGGTCCGGCTCAGGCCGCGCCCGCACCCGGCGCCCTGCCCGGCCAGGCGCCGCCCTCGACGAGCCGTGACACCGGCGTCGGCACCGGTGTAGACGCCGACCGTGGAAGCGACGCCCACCACAACGGCGTCCACGACGACGGCGTCCACGACGGCACAGCCCACGCCCACGTGAGCGGTGCCGCGCACGGCAATGCCCACAACGGCATGGCCCCGCTGACGCTGCTCGTGATCGAGGACGACCCGGCCGGCTCGCTGAACGTGCCCTCGCTCCTGGACTCGGGCGGCAAACCGATCCGTATCCGTACCGCCCGCAACCTCACCGAGGCCGAGCGGCTGCTGACCGACGACGTCCAGTGCATCCTGCTCGACCTCGCGCTGACGGCCGGCGGCCGACCGGTCGCCGGGGCCGAGGCGGACGACGAGCTGGCCATGCTCAAACACGTACTGCGGCTCGCGCCGCGGCACGCCGTCCTGGCGCTCACCGCGTCCGAGGACGCCGAGCGCGGCGCCGAGGCGGTACGCGTCGGCGCCCAGGACTACCTCTTCCGCGACGAGCTGGACGGCCGCCTGCTGAGCCGCGCGATCCGCTACGCGGTGGAGCGAAAGCGTTCCGACACGGCCGAGCGACGGCTCACCGAGTCCAAGCTGCGCGCGCAGGAGAACGCGCGTCTTGAGCGCGGCCTGCTGCCCACGCCTCTCCTGGAGGGTTCGTCGCTGCGGTTCGCCGCGCGCTACCGGCCCGGCCGTTCGCGCGCGCTGCTCGGCGGCGACTTCTACGACACGGTCCGCACCCCCGACGGCACCGTGCACGCCATGATCGGCGACGTCTGCGGTCACGGCCCCGACGAGGCGGCGCTCGGCGTGGAGCTGCGGATCGCCTGGCGCGCGCTGACGCTGGCGGGCCTGTGCGGCGACGAACTGCTCTCCACGCTCCAGCAGGTCCTGGAGCACGAGCGCGACAACGACGAGATCTTCGCGACGCTCTGCACGGTGGACATCGCCCCGGACGGCCGCCGCGCGGGCCTGTGCCTGGCCGGCCACCCGGCCCCGCTCATCTCGCGCCCGGCCCTGGCCCCCGCCCGCTCGCGCGCGGTCATCGGCACGGACGACGTCGGGACCCCTCCCCTTCTCCCTCCGGTGGCCGAGCTGCTCCCGTACGAGAACGGCGGCCCGGCGCTGGGCCTGCTGCCGAACGCCCGCTGGCCGCGCCGGCAGGTGGAGCTGGGCGGCGAGTGGAGTCTGATGCTCTACACGGACGGCCTGATAGAGGGCCGGACCGGCGAGGGCCGGGAGCGGCTGGGCCAGGACGGGATGGTGGACATGGTCCGCCGCCAGCTCGCGCAGGGACTGCGCGGCGAGGACCTGCTGCGAGCGGCGGTGAACGAGGCGCGGGACCTCAATGGCGGGGAGCTGACGGACGACGTGGCGGTACTGCTGCTGGACCGAGTGGCTTAGCAGCGACGCGCCCGCGCTCGTGCTCCGCTGGGTGCCGCCGTTTCCTGGCTGCCGGCCGTCCGTGGCTGGTCGCGCAGTTCCCCGCGCCCCCAAGAAGCCCGCGCCCCTAAGAAGGGGGCGCGAGTGTGCCGGGGCCGGAAAGGAGAGCTCAGCGTCCGCCGTTGTACGGCCCGTACGGACCGTCGCTGCTGCTTCCGCCTCGGCGGCCGCCTCCGCCGCCGCCCGAAACCTGCCTGATGGCGGGCCGGACGTCCACGAAGAAGACGATCGTGGCGATGAGTCCGGCGATCTGCAGGAAGACCATCGGCACCAGCAGGTTCACGGCCACCGTGACGCCGAGGATGATCAGCCAGAACATCTTGGTCTGCTTGTTCGCGGCGCGATACGCGTCCTCGCGGGCCAGGCCGGCCATCACCAGCGCCACCACCGCGAGCACCAGCATGCCGAGGAAGATCAGCGACATGAAGCCGCCGAACGCGGTCAACAGCACTTGGCCCACCTACCCGATTCGAGTCCTCGTCCCTACGCGGTCACCGTACCCGCAGAACGGGTCGGGGACTCCGGTAGTGCCCGGAGTCCCCGACCCGTTCGCGTGACACCTGCCGCCTCTGACCCGGCGGCGCCACGCCTGCTTCGCCTACTTCGCCTACTTCGCGGGCGGCGTCGTCTTCTTCGCGGTGGTCTTACGGGCGGCCGGGGCCTTCTTGGCCGCGGTCTTCTTCGCCGGGGCGGGCTCGGCCTTGGCCTCGGCGGGCGTCTCGGCCTTGACCTCGACGGGCTCCGACTTCGGCTTCGGCTTCGGCTCGACGGCGACGGCCAGTTCCTCGATCTCCTCGGCGGCCTCGCCGCGCCAGGTCTTCACGGTCTGCTCACCGTGCTCGGCGACCTTCTCGTACGTCTCGCGCGCCTTCACGGCGTACTCGGCGGCCACGCCGACACCGCGGAGGGCGAAGTCCTGAGCCGTCTCACCGATCTTCTTCAGGTCGGTGTCCAGGGTGCCGATGAACTCGCTCACCTTGGTCTGAATGGTCTCCTGCGCCTCCTTGGCGCGGGCGGTGGCCTTCCCCTGAACCTCGTTCGGGTCGATGCCGCGTACGGCGTCGATACGGGCCGGCGCCTCGACACGCAGCTGCTCGACGATGCCGGGTACCTTCTTGGCCTGCTGAATGGCCAGGTCGGCGGTGCCGGCGGCGAAGTAGAGCGGGGTCGGGTCGCTGAAGGTCTTGCGCAGGTCGTCGGTGATGGCCATGGCGATGGTCCTCCGGGAATCGCTATCAGTTGAAGCGTGAGGGTTTTGAGTACTTTGAGGGTTTTGTCGTTCGTTACTCCGCGGCCGGCCGAGCCATACCGTCAGCCCGCGGAGGACTGCTGCTGGTCGTGAGGGTCGTTCGTGTCATGCGGGCGGTGCGGGTCATGCGGGTCGTTCTCCCCGGCATCGCTGCCGTCACCCGCACGAACCCTGTCAACGACGGCGCCCGGACCATCCGTCACGCCTGTTGCGCCAGTCGTGGCGGTCACGTCCCCGACCGCCTTGATCTCGGCCTCGATGTCGATCTCGAACCCGTTCTCCTTGCGGAAGGACTCGTAGATCTGGAGCAGCACCTGCTTCTGCCGCTCGTTGAGCGTCGGGTCGGCGAGGATGACCGCACGCGTCTCCACCTCGTCCCGGTCACGCTCGGCGTCGAGGATCCCGGCACGGACGTACAGCGTCTCGGCGGAGATCCGCAGGGCCTTGGCGACCTGCTGCAACACCTCCGCGCTCGGCTTGCGCAGCCCGCGCTCGATCTGGCTCAGATACGGATTGGACACCCCGGCGGCGTCGGCGAGCTGCCGCAGGCTCAGATGCGCGTTGCGCCGCTGCTCCCGCAGGTACTCCCCGAGATTGCCGACGTTGAGTGATGCCATGCCTCCACCCTGCCCGCTCGCGCTAACTATTGCAAGCACCTGCTTGCAAAAGTGCGCTACGCCACTGCGGGTGAGTGCTTGAGACTGAGCACGATAGGTGTCGTATTTGCAGGGCAACTGTCGTGCCACCATTGCCGGTCAGCTGTCTGCCTTGATCTTCTTCATGGTGAGGTGGGATTCGAGGCACCGTACGCCGGTCAAGCCGCTCAACTTGCCTGTGAGGAAGGCTTCACAGGCGGCGTGGTCGCCGACGGCGACGCGAAGGAAGTAGTCGGGGCGGCCGTACATGCGTCGGCACTCGATGACCTCGTCGAAGGCGGCCACGGCGGACTCGAACTCCTCGAAGCTCTTGCGGTCCTGGGAGTAGATCTCGACGTCGATTAGGCCCTCGAGGCCGCGGCCGAGGGCTTCCGGGTCGAGGACGCCTGCCTGCGCGGCTCAAACGCCTGGAAGAGGCCGACGTCATCGCCGGGTACCGGGCTCGTTGAGGGTTCTGCGCGCCGAGTGAACCGTTGCCTATCCGC from Streptomyces sp. NBC_00878 harbors:
- a CDS encoding Lrp/AsnC ligand binding domain-containing protein, with amino-acid sequence MDVEIYSQDRKSFEEFESAVAAFDEVIECRRMYGRPDYFLRVAVGDHAACEAFLTGKLSGLTGVRCLESHLTMKKIKADS
- a CDS encoding class I SAM-dependent methyltransferase, with the protein product MTARAATPVGTVTRGTTNPNRLRRMDRWIAATHGTELRRSDTPVAVDLGYGAAPWTAVELLQRLRTVAPRARVVGVEIDPARVASAKPCEREGLAFRHGGFEIPLPERPALIRAANVLRQYEEAEVAAVWARLCARLAPACADSRGGLLVEGTCDEIGRRHVWVALGPEGPRTVTFATRLGSLDRPSDLAERLPKALIHRNVPGEPVHAFLRDFDRAWAAAAPYASYGARQRWIRAVRDLAADWPVTDGAARWRQGEVTVRWEALAPAS
- a CDS encoding DUF2516 family protein; the protein is MLLTAFGGFMSLIFLGMLVLAVVALVMAGLAREDAYRAANKQTKMFWLIILGVTVAVNLLVPMVFLQIAGLIATIVFFVDVRPAIRQVSGGGGGGRRGGSSSDGPYGPYNGGR
- a CDS encoding NlpC/P60 family protein, whose product is MGSGKRSLTTTAMALACAATILSAPGVAFAAPTPTPTPTPTPSATPPSTKDLEAVRIKLDTLYHDAAVATDAYNLAEERTEQQSAQIVGLAREIVEGQARLDRLKDRAGAAARAQYRSGGLPDEAQLMLSDDPQEFLDGAGRIREGAQATKGLLAEMKRTQDDLEQYARDAAAQWKKLEANREAKAKAKKKIKEQIAAAKKVESQLEKEEKRRLAKLEQQAAYKAQSAWLSSVALDKISGEASAQGEKAVEYATKQIGKAYEWGAEGPDTFDCSGLTSQAWAAAGQGIPRTSQEQWKQLDHIAVEDMRPGDLIIYNSDASHVAMYIGDGAIVHSPRPGRTVTIAGAGSMPILGVVRPNQ
- a CDS encoding PP2C family protein-serine/threonine phosphatase; this translates as MPAPVPRQRAIPAVEGGQARAASSTGGPAQAAPAPGALPGQAPPSTSRDTGVGTGVDADRGSDAHHNGVHDDGVHDGTAHAHVSGAAHGNAHNGMAPLTLLVIEDDPAGSLNVPSLLDSGGKPIRIRTARNLTEAERLLTDDVQCILLDLALTAGGRPVAGAEADDELAMLKHVLRLAPRHAVLALTASEDAERGAEAVRVGAQDYLFRDELDGRLLSRAIRYAVERKRSDTAERRLTESKLRAQENARLERGLLPTPLLEGSSLRFAARYRPGRSRALLGGDFYDTVRTPDGTVHAMIGDVCGHGPDEAALGVELRIAWRALTLAGLCGDELLSTLQQVLEHERDNDEIFATLCTVDIAPDGRRAGLCLAGHPAPLISRPALAPARSRAVIGTDDVGTPPLLPPVAELLPYENGGPALGLLPNARWPRRQVELGGEWSLMLYTDGLIEGRTGEGRERLGQDGMVDMVRRQLAQGLRGEDLLRAAVNEARDLNGGELTDDVAVLLLDRVA
- a CDS encoding helix-turn-helix domain-containing protein; its protein translation is MASLNVGNLGEYLREQRRNAHLSLRQLADAAGVSNPYLSQIERGLRKPSAEVLQQVAKALRISAETLYVRAGILDAERDRDEVETRAVILADPTLNERQKQVLLQIYESFRKENGFEIDIEAEIKAVGDVTATTGATGVTDGPGAVVDRVRAGDGSDAGENDPHDPHRPHDTNDPHDQQQSSAG